The Bradyrhizobium sp. WSM471 genome includes the window CGGCGACCTTGTATTTCCAGGCCGCCACCTTGCCGTCGACCAGCGACGCCGTGATTTGGTCGCGATAGACCGGCCGATAGACGTCGTGCTGGATGTCCTCCTCGCGCGTCCATATCACCTTGACGGGATAGTCGACCTGTTTTGCGATTTTCACGGCGGCCACCACCATGTCCGGCTCGAGCTTGCGGCCGAAGCCGCCGCCGAGCAGATGCTGGTTGACGATCACCTTGTCGACCGGGAGGCCCGCGGCTTTCGCCGCCTCCGACTGCACGCGCGTCATGATCTGCGTGCCGGTCCAGATCTCGCAGGCGTCCGGCCTGACGTGAACGGTGGCATTGATCGGCTCCATCGAGGCATGCGCCAGGAACGGCAGTTCGAAGCTCGCCTCGAACCTGTCGCCGCTGGCGAGCCCCTTGGCGATGTCCCCGACCGATTTCGCGACCACGCCGTCCTTCGCGCTGGCGGCGCGCAGATGCTGCCAGATGTCCTCCGTGCTGAGCTTCGCGTTCGGTCCCTCGTTCCACTCGATCTCGAGCGCATCGAGGCCTTTCTTCGCGGCCCACATGTGGTCGCCGATCACGGCGACCGTGTCCTCGAGCACCACGATTTTGCGCACCCCCGGGATTTTCACCGCCGCGCTGTCGTCGACCTTGCCGACCTTGCCGCCGAAGACCGGGCAATTGGCAATCGCGGCGATCTTCATGCCGGGCAGGATCGCGTCGATGCCGTAGACGGCCTTGCCGTTGACCTTGTCCGGCGTATCGAGCCGCTTCAGCGGTTGGCCGATGATCACGAAATCCTTGGGGTCCTTGACCGGGACGTCCTTCGGTGGCGTCTGGCCCTGTGCGGCCAGTGCCAGTTCGCCATAGCCGAGCTTGCGGCCGCTTGCGGCATGCACGACTTCGCCTTTCGACGTCGTGCAGCTTGCAGGCTCGACCTGCCATTGCGCCGCTGCGGCCTGCACCAGCATCGCCCGCGCACTGGCGCCGGCAGTGCGCAGAGGCTTCCACCACGCACGGACCGAGGTGGAACCACCGGTCGCTTGCAGGCCGAAGGCGGGATTGGCGTAGAGCTGGTCGTTGGGAGGCGCGTGCAGCACCGCAACCTTCGTCCAATCGGCATCGAGCTCTTCGGCGAGGATCATCGCAATCGAGGTGTAGATCCCCTGGCCCATCTCGACCTGCGGCATGATCAGGACGGTGCGGCCGGTGTCTTCGATCCGGATGAAGGCGTTCGGCGCGAACTTGCCGTCGGTGGTGTCCTTCGGCTGCTCCGGCTCGTTGACGGCGGCGCGCAGCGGCAGGTGGAAGGCAAGCAGAAAGCCGGTGGCGAGACCGCCAGTTAGCAGCGAGCGGCGGGAAACCGCGGGAACAGTCTTTTCAGTGATCATGGCGAACCTCACGACGGCCGGCCGGAGGCGGCCTGCTTGATGGCCTCGCGGATGCGCACATAGGTGCCGCAGCGGCAGATGTTGCCGGCCATCGCCGCGTCGATGTCGGAATCGTCAGGGCTGGGCGTTGCCGCCAGCAGTGCCGCGGCCGCCATGATCTGGCCGGACTGGCAGTAACCGCACTGGATCACTTCGGCATCGAGCCAGGCCTTCTGCACTTTTGCGCCGGCCGGTGTGCTGCCGACATGCTCGATCGTGGTGATGGCGCGGTTCGCGACCGCGCTGACCGGCAAGACGCAGGAGCGCACTGCCTTGCCATCGACGTGCACGGTGCAGGCGCCGCACTGTGCGATGCCGCAGCCGAACTTGGTGCCGGTCATCCCGAGGACGTCGCGCAGGACCCACAGCAGCGGCATGTCAGGTGGCGCGTCGAACGATTTCGTTTCGCCGTTGATGGTGAGAACAGTTGCCATATGCATCCCCTTGCTCGCTCGATCGCTTACGGCGATCTAGTCAGCGAATTCGCGCGCACAATAATCATATCGATGCGAAACGATGAAGCGTCGACATGTCCGGCAATGCATTTTTGCGCAGCGAGCGCGTCAGGCCATGACGTTCACGAATTTGTGCGGCGATCGCTGCAGTGATTTTAGGCTAATTGATATGATAAGCGTCATTTTCTGACGCTTTTTCTTCGTGCGCGTCATTGATCGCCGCAGATGATCGTGCGAATGCGCAAAATCATGCGATGACGAAAGTCGTGCGATTGTGGAAGTCGATCGACGGCGCGGATTATCGCATATGAGCTCGGCTGACCCTGAGCGAGCGCCTCGTCCTTCGAGACGCCCGCTTCGCGGTCTCCTCAGGATGAGGCTGACTGGCAACTGTGCCTGTCGAAATTGCTGCCACGTGCTCCGTCCTCATCCTGAGGGCCCGCCGGAGGCGGGCGTCTCGAAGGATGGCCGCAGGGGAGATTCGCAAATTGGGTAAGAACGTTGGCGCCGGCAGCGGTCGCTGCAATGTCTTGGCCTGATCCCGCGGCGCGCGCATCCACACCTCGCGCTCTTCGGCGGTTGTCAGGATCACCGACATAGCCTTTGGAGGGGATCGGCTCAACCACGGCGTTCGGCCCGCGGGCGCCGTCTTGGATCACCCGGCAAAGGGAAGCCTGATCGTGAACGAGGCACCGCCGTGCTCCCGATTGCTCGCTGATATGGACCCGTTGTGCGCTTCGATAATGGTGCGCGCAATGGACAAGCCCATGCCCATGCCTTCGGCTTTGCTGGTGTAAAACGGCTCGAAAACCTGTTTCAATTTGTCTTCTGGAATGCCGGGCCCGCGATCTGATACGGATAGCTCGGCAAATTGATCGGCGCGCGCAGTCCGGATGGTGATAGTGCGGCTTTCGTGAGGCGTGTCCTTCATAGCCTCGACCCCGTTCAGCACAAGGTTCAAAATGACTTGTTGAAGCTGAATGCGGTCGCCGAGGATCGGTAGAGCCTCCGCCGTGATCACGTTGGCCATTTCGAATTTTCGGCTGACGGTCAGCGCCGAAAGAAACCTGATCGTCTCTTGCACAATTTCATTGAGGTCCAATCGCTTCAATTCGAACGGCGCCTTTTTGAGGAGGCTGCGCATCCTGCGAATGACCTCGGTGGCACGCCGGTCATCCTGCAAAATGTCGTTCACAATTTCCCTGAGCTCGACAACATCAGAAAGCGCGGCGATATCGGAACGCTGCGATTGCAGGATCGCGGCTGCGGTTTCGGCGTTCGTCAGAATAGACCCAAGCGGCTGGTTGATCTCGTGAGCAATCGAGGCGGTCAGTTCGCCAGCGGTCGCGAAGCGATTGACGTGGGCCAGTTCAGTCATGCGCTGCCGCGACTGTACTTCGGCGAATTGACGACGACGATGCTCAAATAGCAAAAGTGCGATCAGTCCCGCTTGCGCGAGGACAAGCGCGATAGTGAACGTGATTTGCCACCAATATCGCTCCCACAAATTGGGCTCCCGGAAGTAAACCGTGCTGTCAGGCGGCAGTCTGCTTTGGGAAATTCCCCAGCGCTGCAGTTGTCGCCAGTCAAACATAGGCGCGGCCAGCTGGACAAAACTCGGCTTGATGTCGGCAACGTTTTCGCCGTTGAGGATGCGAAGCGCGACTTCCGCCGCCTGCTTGCTTTGTCTGGCGACGACCTGCATTGGTCCACCGACGATGCCCTCTCCGAAAAAACTTTCGTCGTGAAAAAAGATGGGTGCATTGGCTACGCTGTAAAATCGGGTAAACGCAGTGTTACCCTCATGCGCCACTCCCGCCGCATCGACATTCAAACCAATCCAGAAAATCGCACTGTGCGGCGGAAGGTTGGCCGCATCCTTGAGCATGTCTTCGAAGGAAAGTTCATTGTACCATCGAAACTGGACACGATCCGTGAACCGCGCGGTGGACTTGGCGACCTCGTTACGCCACCAGGTTTCGCTCGGCGAAGCACCGACTACGATGGCAATCGTAGTTGTTTGAGGTAGGACCTGCAGGATATTTTCAAAGAAAACAGGATCGTCGTTCGTGATTGCCACGACGGTGTCGTACTTGGTCAATTTATCGAAGTCCACGCGGCGTCGCTCTACCAGAGTGTACAGCATCGGCGTAGTTGCAAAGAGGTCCTTGCGGTGCGCCTGCACGAAATTGGCAGCAGGCGCACCGATCGCGACGATCAGGTCGGGCGGCTGGTCTATATTGAGGGAACGAAGATACTCGACAAAAGGGGCGTCTGACTTGTCGCTGCTTCGCCGGGCATTCAGCAGCGACTGGTCTTGAAATTCAATGGATGCCCGTCGGCTCAGCTCGGCGCGAAGGGCTTCCGAATAATCGGTCCAAGGCCTGAACCTGAGACCGAATGAATGCAGCATCAATACTCGCTTTGGCTGTGGATCGGCTGCCGGACTTTGGCCTGTCGTCGCGATCAACAATGCGATGGTCATCGCCGCGGTGAAGCTCCGCACCCGACAGGTTCGCCATGAGCGAGGCAGCCAGAAAAGCATCGCAGCCCGAGCCCCGATCCAAGTGGAGTACCGTATCCGCTCGATTAGATTATCAACAAGCGGAGACAAGGGGAAACTCCGGGGCAATTCTGACACAAGCAGGTCCGCAAGAGTTCATAGCGGGGCGTCGCGCGGTCCCGCGATAGGCCACGTCGCCAAGAGTACCTGCAGATCGTACCTGCAGACCGATGGCGCTGGGTCGCCATCGTCGGACGGTCACCGCCAGCGCTTGCTTGCGCGCACAGAGGGCCAAGCCGCGCTATCGCGCGTCGCTACGGATCAATAGGCGCAAATATAGTTTCCGTAATAATCGTAGCAACTGCGGCGGTACGCAGCAGCGCCAACGGCAGCCGCGCCGACCGCTGCCGCTCCCACACCGTAGCCGCGATAGCCATAGCCGCGATAGCCGCCCCGATAACCTGCGCCGCGCACTGCAACAGCGCCGCCGCCCCGCGGTCCTCGAACTGCGACCGCACCGCCGCGGTAACCGCCGCCACCCCGATAGGCACCTCCGCCGCGCCGAGCCTCGGCATCATCGGGGGTCAAGCAGACGATGAGCAAAACGAAAGCGGCAAGAGGAGCGAGAATATAGCGGAGCATGATGGAACCCTTCCATGAATTCATTGAGCCCCGCTCGCGAGATTGCGGCTCACTCCGCGCGTGAGGTTGATGTAGATCAATCGAACCCGCGCACTGCGACGCCTACGCTGTGTTCGGCCGCACCTGAGGCGGCTTCCGTCACTTTCGGTGACGCAAGTGCGAAAAGGGAGGTCCGCCATGCATTCGAGAAAGCTTCTTTCGATCAGGTCAGCGACTGTTGCCGGGATTGCTGCTAGCGCCCTGTTGGGCCTTGCAGGTCTCACGCTAACTCCAGGCCCAGCCAATGCGGTCGTGTATTGCCAGTACACTGCTTACCCGGTGGGCTGCGTTGCCCGGGCAGGCGTCGTGCTCAGGCCGCGCCCGGTGGCGCGCGCCGCAGTGCGTCATAACGCCGGTGGCAATGCGAATGGTGGCGTCAATCGCGTCGGAGCCAGGCGGTAAAGGCCGATTTCGCAAGCCAGGAGGAAGCCGTCATCGTTTCGTCCCGGTGGCGGTTTTTCTTTGTCTGGCGAGGATAGGCCATTGGTACCGCCGGGGCGGCATTAGGGCATGAAACACACTTGGTACGTCACTTTTGAAGTGCCGCCGGACGGCACACTGTCAAGACGGCGACATCCGCGCCTGACCAACACGTTTGAAACCGAAGCGGCAGCCAAGGATTTTGCGCGAACCAAATTCAACGACGGACTGATCGTCACTGCAGGGACCATCATCCCTCACTTTCCGAGAGTGTCGATCCCATCGACCGAAATCCCAACGTGGCTTGAAGCACCGAGCCAAGTTGATCCAGATCAATAAGGAGGCCACCGACGCTGGTGACATCCTCTGAGGGGGCAGCAACCGGGAGCCTGAACATGAATGAACGTTCGGAGCCGAAACAGGTCTGTCGTCGCAACGCACTAACCTTCCTTGGATACGCAGGAGTGTTTGGGCTTTTGGCTTCGTCCGCAATTTTTGCGGCCTCAGAGGCTGTTGCTCAAACCACCGCGCCAGCCGCCGCGCCTACCACGCCGCCAGCGGACGTGCCGAAGTCAGGCACAGAACGCCGACAGGAGCGGCGCAGCGGGCGAACCGAGCGGCGACAGGAACGCCGCACGGGACGCACAGAGCGGCGCCAAGAGAGGCGTACAGGACGCGACGAGCGACGGGACGCTCGCGACGGCACCCCGGCCGCCACGACGACCACAGAGCAGAAAAAGTAGGCCGTTCATCGGGCAAAGCACAGCGACCGGGCCGCCTCAACGGAGGCCCGGAAGGCCCTACAGCGCGCCGCCAGCGCCGGGCTACCAGACAGCTGCCGAGCCCCTATCGTATCCAGCCTGAAGAACGACCTTAATTCATCCTGCGCCGGAGCTTCTCAACGAGGGCGCGCAGGTCGTCAATGTGTTCGGCAAGTAGCTGCCGCGCCTGCTCTATACGTGATTGTTTCCGCTCCGGCGCGTCGTTGCCCGCAGGGCGTTCGTCAGGATCGTCCATTCCTCTTAGTACGCGGCGTACCGGGAAAAGGTTTTATCAAAATGGACAACAGCGTGCCCTAAATAGAGGCGCTGCGATCTGCCTTATCCGCAGCCTCCAGTATCGCAAGCTGGCTCGCGAGGCCGGTAAAACTGCGGGATATATTCTTCAAGACGTTCAGTGTTCGCTCGGGTGTGCCGGGTTCAGCGGCCCTGCATCTGAACGCAGCGGCGAATTCCCGGCAAGCTGCGGCCGTGGGCATCGCAGCAGGTCCGGTGCCGCTGATTGCTGGTCGACGCAGAAGTTCTTCAGATGCGGCCATCTGTGCGCGTGAGCGTTTTATCTGCTGCTGCACGGCGCCCGTTGCGTGCGGATGCTCGTCAAGTGTGCTGCGGTGGCTTTCTTCGAGGTCCTTGCCGGGGCAATAGCGCATGGCTGTTCTTCGCCTCTGCACGCATTGTATGAAACGTAAATAGTTTCACGCCTCATGGCCCTCTGCAAGGAGGGTGCGGATTTCGGAATAATAGCACTCTACGCCTGTTTTGCCCGACGGCGCAATGGCCTCAACAGGCACCTACTGGATCGACGGATTCATCAGGCGCTTAAGTCCTTGATTCTGCTCGCCCCGGCTACTGTGCATGGGGTTGTTTTCGAGGTTTTGATTCAAGGACGCCATGCGCCGCCGCCGTAAGCGCGTCGCGACGACCGTCAGCTCTGCCGAAAGCCCATCCGGAAGGCGCCCCAGTGCTTGCCGCGGATCATGATCGGCGAGGACAGATCCTTCATCAGAACGAACTGCCCGCCGCCCATGTCGCGGCGATAGGTCTGCAGCAGGAACGGCTTGGTGTTGGCAGCGACCTTCTGCACCGCGCGATCGGTGAACAGGCGGCGGTTGCGGCAATTGGCGTTATTCCAGACCGGGTCCTTGCCCTGCGGCAGGCGGTAGTTCGGGTTGTGCGTCGGCAGATAGCCGCCCTTGGCCCAGGCGACGCAGAACACGATGCGGGGATCGGACTTCTGGATCGGGTCCTGGATCGCGGGCAGCAAGCGGTCGGTGAAGTCGACATAGTCAGTGTTGTACTGCTTGGGATCGGTGCCGGCGATTTCCCGGTAGTTCTCGTCCATGAACTGGTCGAGCGTGATCTCGCCGCGGCCGATGGCCGCTTCGAACTCGTCGGAGATCCGCTTGGCGGTCTCGACGACGGTTCGGATCAGCGGTGCATCGGATGTCTCCACGCCGCTGTCGGCGATCAGCGCGATCAGGCCTTCGGACGTGTCGAGCAGCTTCGTCACCCGCTGATCGGCGTTCTTGAGATCGCGCGAGGAGAGGTCGACGCCCCTGGCGAGTTCGTTGAGCTCGCTGATGACGGTGTCGCAATGTCCGAGATTGGAGGTCGCCGCGCGCGTGACGCTGCCGATCTCGGCTTCCACGGAGGCGAAGCCCTGCTGGACCCGCGAGATGATGCCGGAGATGCGCTGGGCGCCTTCGCCGGCCGTCTTCGCACGCTGCGAGGCGTCGCTGCTCTCGCCGATCAGGCCTTCGATCTGGCCGTCGAGATCGCGCACGGTGTCGGAGATCTGGTGTGTGGCCTGGCGGGTGGCTTCCGCGAGGTTCTTGACCTCGCTTGCCACCACCGCGAAGCCGCGGCCGGCATTGCCGGCGCGTGCTGCCTCGATGGTGGCGTTGAGCGCGAGCAGGTTGGTCTGCTTCGCGATCGCCTCGATCGAGCCGGACACTTTTGCGACTTGTGCCAGCGCGGAGCCGACGGCGCTCAGGCGCGCCTCGATCCGCTCCACGGCTGCAACGAGCTCGGAGATGTGGCTGACCGCGGCATCGACTGCGCCGCGCGACTGCGCGATCTCGCCGACCGCCGCTGACGTGGTCGTTTGCACTGCCTGCGACGCATTGGCGATGTCGTGATTGGCCGACACCATCGTCTCGGCGGTTTCCTGGAGGTGATGGAACCGCTCCGACTGGTTCGCGACGCGGCTTGCGACTTCCTGGACGTTGCCGGCGATGTCAGCGAGTTCCACGCCGAGGCCGCCGATGCGGTCGGCGAGCTGATCGATCAGCCGTTCGGCAAGCGTTCGGTTGGAGCCGGTGTCCAGTACTGCAAGTTGTACGACGGACATGTCTTGAGAGTCCTCCAGTCAGAGCCGTTCGCCGGCTCACCGCGGCATTCCCATTCCAATTCCGGTCTTAAGAGGTGATTCGCGCTTTGGCGTCTTGCCTGAGCGCGCACTAGAGCTTGTAGGCCGTCCTGAATCCGCCCCAGTGCCGGCCCTGCACGCGGATCGGAACGTCGATCTCGCGCATCATCACCGTATTTCCGTTCCCCATGTCGCGTGCATAGCTCTGGACCAGATACGAGCGCAGGTTGCGCGCGGCGGCCAACCCCGCGGGATCGTTGAACATCCGCCGGTTGCGGCTGTTGGCCGTGTTCCAGGCAGCATCGCCCGGCCGCTGCGGATGCGAATAGATCCTGTTGTGCACCGGCAGGAAGCCGTTGCGGTCGACCATGGCGCAGAACGCCAAGCGCGGGTCCTTTGCCAGAAAAGCCTCCTGGAACGCCGGCAGCGCGCGGTCGGCCCAGTCCAGATATCTGGTGCGGTACTGCTGCGGATTGGTTCCGGCGATTTCGGCGTAGTCAGTGTCGAAGAGGTCGTCGATCTTCACCTCGCCGCGGGCAACCGCCTGCTCGAAGATCGCGGTCAGCGCGTTACCCGCCTCCATGGCGCGGGTGACGAACTCGGTGTTTTCTTCGTGGATCGACCAGAGCCGGTCCTCGATCTTCTCGCTGAGCGCAGCATCGGGATTGACGAATTGCGCGCGGGCGCCGGCCTTGGATTGCTCGACCACGCGCAGGCGGCAGGCGCCGACGCCTTCGAGGGTGCCTTCGACCATGGCTTGCGACGCAAGGCGGCCCGCGTCCGCGCCGCCGATCAGCACGCCGTCCATCGCTATCTCGTAGACCGGCAGCACGCCCCGGGCGGTTTCGAGCTTGAGATGGCAGGGCAGCCGCTCGGTCTTGCGGCGGTCGTCGTGCTCGCTCTGGCGCAGCAGCACGGCGCAACGCGATTTCAGTTTCTGTGCGAAGGCGGTCACGGCCTTGCCCGCGCTGGCGACGTTCTCGCCGTGGCTCTCGGCTGCCTTGGTCGCAGCATCGATCTCGGCTGCGCTTTCGCCGACCGAGATGATGAACTCCGACGCGCTTGTCGCGTTGCCGGAGACTTCGCTGGTGGTGGCGTTCTGTTCGGCGACGGCGCCGTTGACGGTCTCGAAGACCGGGCGGATCGCCTCGATCGCCTGCGAGATGCGGTGCACCGCATCCGCGGAGCCGGCTGCGTCGCGCTGCAGCGCGTCGATCTTTTTGGTGATCTCCTCCGTCGCGCCCTGGGTCTGCACCGCGAGTGCTTTGACCTCGGTGGCGACGACCGCAAAGCCTCTTCCCGCAGCGCCCGCGCGCGCGGCCTCGATGGTCGAGTTGAGCGCGAGCAGCGTCGTCTGCCGCGCGATCTGCGCGATCAGATTGACGACGTTGCCGATGGCGGCCGAGGATTCGCGCAAGCGATCGACATTGGCGCGGGCTTCCTGTGCCGCGGCGCTGGCCTCGTCGGCGAGCTTGCCGGCCTCGCGGACCTGTGCCCCGATGCCCAGCGCCGACTGGGTGAATTTGTCGGCGGCATGGGCGAAGGTGGAGGCGTTCGATTGCGCGGCGTTGGTCCGGCCGGTCAGGGCGTCGGTGCGGTCGCGGATGGCGGCAAGCGTCGTGGCGGTCGCCTCGGCGCCGCCGGCCACCGAATTGGCGGCGCGCTCGAGCTGGCGAATCATGGCGCCCAGCTCGAGTTCCAGCAGTTCCAGGATTTCCTTGGCCGAATCGCTCTCGACGGCCGCGGCAGGCTCGGAATGGGCCGCCGGCTGCGCAGCCTGCGGGGCAGCCGCAGTTGCAGCCATGTCCGGCAGACGCTTCCGAAATAGTCCGAATGCCATCAGGTCTCTCTTGTCGGGGGACGGTCGGGCGCTATTTTCGCAGGCTGGAATGAAATCAGGGTTAACGGTGCCTGACATCTAGGCACGGGCCCATACGGTGTTACCTTAAAGTCGTAGAGCCTCTTTCTTTCCAGGGGGGTGGCGGCCTATAAGGCCGCGCTTCCCACGCTCACCTTGGCGCACGAGTCCCTAGAGAAGATCACGCATGGCCGGACATTCCCAATTCAAGAACATCATGCACCGCAAGGGGCGGCAGGATGCCCAGAAGTCGAAACTGTTCGGCAAGCTGGCGCGGGAAATCACCGTTGCGGCCAAGCTGGGGACGCCCGACCCCAACATGAACCCGCGCCTGCGGGCAGCGATCACCGCGGCGCGTCAGGAGAACATGCCGAAGGACAATATCGAGCGCGCCGTCAAGAAGGCGCTCGGCAATGACGGCGAGAATTATGACGAGATCCGCTACGAGGGTTACGGCCCCGGCGGCGTTGCCGTCATCGTCGAGGCGCTGACCGACAATCGCAACCGTGCGGCTTCCGACATCCGCTCCTTCTTCACCAAGTCCGGCGGCAATCTCGGTGAAACCGGCTCGGTGTCCTTCATGTTCGACCGCACCGGCATCGTCGAATACGACCGCAGCGTCGCCTCCGACGATGCGGTGCTGGATGCCGCGATCGAGGCCGGCGCCGACGACGTGATCTCGAGCGAAGGCGGCCACGAGATCTACGCCTCGACTGAAGGCTATCGCGACGTCGCCAAGGCGCTGGAAGCCAAGTTCGGCGAGCCGCGTAAGGCCGCGCTGATCTGGAAGCCGCAGAACACCGTCGCGGTCGACGACGAGACCGCCGAGAAGCTGCTCAGGCTGATGGACCTGCTCAACGAGCACGACGACGTCCAGCACGTCTACGCCAATTTCGAGGTGTCGGACGCGCTGCTGGCGAAGATGGGCGGGTAGGGGGCCACTTCCCCTGTTACTTCCGTTCTGTTTCTGTTTCCCCCACGGCGGCCAGCCGCTATCACTGGCCCATGACGACGCTCCCGATTCGTGGCCCCGTTCGCATCATCGGCATCGACCCTGGCCTGCGCCGCACCGGCTGGGGCGTGATCGAGGCCGAGGGCAACCGCCTGATCTACATTGCCTGTGGCTCGGTAGAACCGCCGGACGATTTGCCGCTGGCGAGCCGGCTGCTCGCGATCCATGAGGGGCTCGCCGCCATCCTGTCCGGTCACAAGCCGATGGAAGCCGCGGTCGAACAGACTTTCGTCAACAAGGACGGAGTCGCGACGCTGAAGCTCGGCCAGGCCCGCGGCGTCGCCATGCTCGCGCCTGCGATGTTCGGCATCAGTGTTGCCGAATACGCGCCGAACCAGGTGAAAAAGACGGTGGTCGGCGCCGGCCACGCCGACAAGCAGCAGATCGCGATGATGCTCAAGATTTTGCTGCCCAAGGCCGATCCGCCGTCCGCGGACGCCGCCGACGCGCTCGCCATTGCCATCACCCATGCCCATCATCGCCAGAGCACCGCGCTGCGGCTGAAGGTGGCAGGCTTATGATCGGCAAGCTCAAGGGCCTGATCGATTCCTACGGCGAGGATTTCGTCATCCTCGACGTCGGCGGTGTCGGTTATCAGGTGCATTGCTCGACGCGCACGCTGCAGCATCTGCCCTCGCCGGGCGAGGCCGCCGTGCTGTCGATCGAGACCTATGTGCGCGAGGATCAGATCAAGCTGTTCGGCTTCCGCAGCGACCAGGAGCGCGAATGGTTTCGCCTGCTCCAGACCGTGCAGGGTGTCGGCGCCAAGGTCGCGCTTGCCGTGCTCGGAACGCTGCAGCCGTCCGACCTCGCCAACGCCATCGCGTTGCGCGACAAGGCTGCGGTGGCGCGCACGCCCGGTGTCGGCCCCAAGGTCGCGGAGCGCATTGTCACCGAACTGAAGGACAAGGCGCCGGCCTTTGCCAATGTCGATCCGGCGGTCGTGCATCTCGCCGGTGCCATGGACGACCAGCGCGCGCCCCGGCCCGTGGCGGACGCGATCTCAGCGCTGGTCAATCTCGGCTACGGCCAGCCGCAGGCTGCGGCCGCGATCGCATCGGCCTCGCGCAGCGCGGGCGAGAGCGCCGAGACCGCGCAGCTCATCCGGCTGGGCCTGAAGGAGCTGTCGAAGTGAGTGCGGCCCGCGCCAATCCCGTCGCCGTTCTTTTCCGTCGCCTTTCGCGCGTGGCCGGTATCGTCGTGATCTTCGCCGTTGTGGGGCCGCTGACGGTCGCCGCGCTGGTTTCGGTGATGGTGACGACGCTCGGTGCCGCGGTGCTGCAGATGTTTCTTGCGCTCCTTGAGCTGGAGGCACTGCGCACCCTGGTTTCGGTCGCGATCGTGCTGCTGGCCATCGCCACGATTCTCGCCTCGTTCTTTCCCGCAGTCGCCGCCGGCTTGATCTTCGCGCTGGCCGCGGTCTACGCCGAGCTCAACATGATCTGGATGGCGTGGCTCGCCGCAGCCGTGGCCGCCGCCGGCTTCGTCGGGTTTGGCATGTTCGTTGTGCCCGCCGAAAACTCCGCAGTGATCTTGCCGAGTGTCGGTTCCGCGCCTGAGGCGCTGAAGCTGTCCGCCCTGCTCGCTATCGTCGCTGTCATGCCGGCCAGCCTGTGCTGGTGGCTCGCGAAACCGCTGCACCGTGTTATCCTGCCCGCATGAGCACTCCTCCCCGCATGGTCACGCCCGAGCGCCGCAGCGATGATGTCGGCGACACTGCGTTGCGTCCGCAATCGCTATCCGACTTCGTCGGCCAGCAGCAGGCGCGCAAGAACCTCTCGATTTTCATCGAGGCGGCGCGCAAGCGCGGCGAAGCGCTCGATCACGTGCTGTTCGTCGGTCCGCCGGGCCTTGGCAAGACCACGCTGGCGCAGATCGTGGCCAAGGAGCTCGGTGTCGGCTTTCGCGCCACGTCGGGCCCGGTGATCGCCAAGGCTGGCGATCTTGCCGCGCTGCTCACCAATCTCGAAGAGCGTGACGTGCTGTTCATCGATGAGATCCATCGCCTGAGCCCGGCAGTGGAAGAGGTGCTCTATCCCGCGATGGAGGACTTCCAGCTCGACCTTATCATCGGCGAGGGCCCCGCGGCGCGCTCGGTCAAGATCGAGCTGTCGAAATTCACCCTCGTCGGCGCCACCACGCGCGCCGGCCTGCTCACCAATCCCTTGCGCGATCGATTCGGCATTCCTATCCGGCTCAATTTCTACACCATCGAAGAGCTGGAAAGCATCGTCACCCGTGGCGCCCGGGTGCTCAATGTCGGCATGAGCGCGGACGGCGCCAACGAGATCGCGCGCCGCGCCCGTGGCACGCCGCGTATTGCCGGCCGGCTGCTGCGCCGCGTGCGCGATTTTGCCTCGGCGGCCGATGCCGACAGGATCGATCGCAAGATTGCCGACCACGCGCTGAGCGCGCTTGAGGTCGATGCCGCCGGCCTCGATGCCATGGACCGCCGCTACC containing:
- a CDS encoding xanthine dehydrogenase family protein molybdopterin-binding subunit, yielding MITEKTVPAVSRRSLLTGGLATGFLLAFHLPLRAAVNEPEQPKDTTDGKFAPNAFIRIEDTGRTVLIMPQVEMGQGIYTSIAMILAEELDADWTKVAVLHAPPNDQLYANPAFGLQATGGSTSVRAWWKPLRTAGASARAMLVQAAAAQWQVEPASCTTSKGEVVHAASGRKLGYGELALAAQGQTPPKDVPVKDPKDFVIIGQPLKRLDTPDKVNGKAVYGIDAILPGMKIAAIANCPVFGGKVGKVDDSAAVKIPGVRKIVVLEDTVAVIGDHMWAAKKGLDALEIEWNEGPNAKLSTEDIWQHLRAASAKDGVVAKSVGDIAKGLASGDRFEASFELPFLAHASMEPINATVHVRPDACEIWTGTQIMTRVQSEAAKAAGLPVDKVIVNQHLLGGGFGRKLEPDMVVAAVKIAKQVDYPVKVIWTREEDIQHDVYRPVYRDQITASLVDGKVAAWKYKVAGSAVIARWLPPAFQKGIDIDAVDAAVDAPYDFANFHVEYVRAEPPAVPTGFWRGVGPNNNVFAVECAMDELARKAGKDPVEFRRSMLTKNPRMLAVLNLAAEKSGWGQALPPRVARGVCVQPSFASFLATVVEAEIDDIGEIVLRRITSAVDTGIAVNPDTVKAQIEGGLVFGLTAALYGEITIEKGRVQQSNFHDYRMMRINEMPKIEVVVVKSGEAPGGIGEAGVNAGPPALRNAIYAATGVALRRLPIDRKLLAAGKKA
- a CDS encoding (2Fe-2S)-binding protein, with protein sequence MATVLTINGETKSFDAPPDMPLLWVLRDVLGMTGTKFGCGIAQCGACTVHVDGKAVRSCVLPVSAVANRAITTIEHVGSTPAGAKVQKAWLDAEVIQCGYCQSGQIMAAAALLAATPSPDDSDIDAAMAGNICRCGTYVRIREAIKQAASGRPS
- a CDS encoding ABC transporter substrate binding protein, which produces MLFWLPRSWRTCRVRSFTAAMTIALLIATTGQSPAADPQPKRVLMLHSFGLRFRPWTDYSEALRAELSRRASIEFQDQSLLNARRSSDKSDAPFVEYLRSLNIDQPPDLIVAIGAPAANFVQAHRKDLFATTPMLYTLVERRRVDFDKLTKYDTVVAITNDDPVFFENILQVLPQTTTIAIVVGASPSETWWRNEVAKSTARFTDRVQFRWYNELSFEDMLKDAANLPPHSAIFWIGLNVDAAGVAHEGNTAFTRFYSVANAPIFFHDESFFGEGIVGGPMQVVARQSKQAAEVALRILNGENVADIKPSFVQLAAPMFDWRQLQRWGISQSRLPPDSTVYFREPNLWERYWWQITFTIALVLAQAGLIALLLFEHRRRQFAEVQSRQRMTELAHVNRFATAGELTASIAHEINQPLGSILTNAETAAAILQSQRSDIAALSDVVELREIVNDILQDDRRATEVIRRMRSLLKKAPFELKRLDLNEIVQETIRFLSALTVSRKFEMANVITAEALPILGDRIQLQQVILNLVLNGVEAMKDTPHESRTITIRTARADQFAELSVSDRGPGIPEDKLKQVFEPFYTSKAEGMGMGLSIARTIIEAHNGSISASNREHGGASFTIRLPFAG
- a CDS encoding methyl-accepting chemotaxis protein yields the protein MSVVQLAVLDTGSNRTLAERLIDQLADRIGGLGVELADIAGNVQEVASRVANQSERFHHLQETAETMVSANHDIANASQAVQTTTSAAVGEIAQSRGAVDAAVSHISELVAAVERIEARLSAVGSALAQVAKVSGSIEAIAKQTNLLALNATIEAARAGNAGRGFAVVASEVKNLAEATRQATHQISDTVRDLDGQIEGLIGESSDASQRAKTAGEGAQRISGIISRVQQGFASVEAEIGSVTRAATSNLGHCDTVISELNELARGVDLSSRDLKNADQRVTKLLDTSEGLIALIADSGVETSDAPLIRTVVETAKRISDEFEAAIGRGEITLDQFMDENYREIAGTDPKQYNTDYVDFTDRLLPAIQDPIQKSDPRIVFCVAWAKGGYLPTHNPNYRLPQGKDPVWNNANCRNRRLFTDRAVQKVAANTKPFLLQTYRRDMGGGQFVLMKDLSSPIMIRGKHWGAFRMGFRQS